A region of Solanum dulcamara chromosome 7, daSolDulc1.2, whole genome shotgun sequence DNA encodes the following proteins:
- the LOC129894720 gene encoding uncharacterized protein LOC129894720, whose protein sequence is MLKLEDGVEINDTFPSEQVLALYHDLIPRFTDVANYLVSDIVPSDLNVHQRRKFMSDVKKFFWEEPYLFHVCEDEIIHRCVPEVEMMSILEACHSSPISGHQSGIQTAYKILKCGYYWLTIHQDAHDFAKSCDHCQRERGISRKHELLLTPILVIELFNVWGIDFMGPFYRVQNSVATPYHPQTSGQVEVSNCEIKKILAKTVITNRKDWSRKLDDTLWAYYTTFKTAIGMSPYQLVFGKSCHLTVELEHKAMWTLKKLNIDWDAASKQRMNQINELDEFCLNIYESATLYKERMKKYHEQKIEKRAFAPEDLVLLFNSRMHLFPSKLKSKWLEPLRVSQVFPYGVVEIENKDGTKFKVNGQRIKAYMNIEDKSKSWKHGRDDIVPLIAEFDLLIRVNRTTDPRLIKDVTKPIG, encoded by the exons ATGTTAAAGTTGGAAGATGGAGTTGAGATAAATGACACCTTTCCATCTGAACAAGTATTGGCATTATATCATGACTTAATTCCACGGTTTACCGATGTTGCCAACTATTTGGTTAGCGATATAGTGCCATCCGATTTAAATGTTCATCAACGCCGCAAGTTCATGTCAGATGTAAAGAAGTTCTTTTGGGAAGAACCATACTTGTTCCATGTTTGTGAAGATGAGATTATTCATCGGTGTGTACCTGAAGTAGAGATGATGAGTATTTTAGAAGCATGCCATTCGTCGCCCATCAGTGGCCATCAAAGTGGTATTCAGACAGCCTACAAGATCCTAAAATGTGGGTACTACTGGCTAACAATTCATCAAGATGCTCATGATTTTGCCAAATCTTGTGATCACTGCCAAAGGGAAAGAGGAATTTCAAGGAAACATGAACTCCTACTCACCCCTATTCTagtaattgaattgttcaacgTATGGGGAATTGACTTCATGGGACCTTTT TATAGGGTTCAAAATAGTGTAGCAACTCCTTATCATCCACAAACTAGTGGACAAGTTGAAGTCTCAAATtgtgaaatcaagaaaatacttgcaaagacGGTGATCACAAATAGAAAGGATTGGTCAAGGAAGCTTGATGACACTCTATGGGCTTACTACACCACATTCAAGACAGCTATAGGTATGTCTCCTTATCAACTTGTCTTTGGGAAATCTTGTCATCTGACCGTAGAGTTGGAACACAAAGCTATGTGGACGTTGAAGAAATTGAACATAGATTGGGACGCGGCATCAAAGcaaaggatgaatcaaataaatgagCTTGATGAGTTTTGCCTAAATATATATGAGAGCGCAACCTTGTACAAagaaagaatgaagaaataTCATGAACAAAAGATTGAAAAGCGAGCATTTGCGCCCGAAGACTTGGTCCTTCTTTTCAACTCAAGGATGCATTTATTCCCTAGCAAACTCAAGTCTAAATGGCTGGAACCACTTAGAGTGAGTCAAGTCTTTCCATATGGTGTGGTTGAGATAGAAAATAAGGATGGTACGAAGTTCAAAGTTAATGGTCAACGAATCAAAGCATACATGAACATAGAGGATAAATCAAAATCGTGGAAGCATGGAAG AGATGATATAGTTCCATTGATTGCTGAGTTTGATCTGCTGATTAGAGTGAACAGAACTACAGACCCTAGGCTCATTAAAGATGTTACAAAACCGATTGGATAA